The nucleotide sequence CTGCCCCCGACCGCCCAATCGCCGCTGGTCTTCAACTTTGCCTTGTCCAGCGCAGGACCGGTCCAGCATCTGATGCTGCTCGAAGCTCTGTTGGCCGAGGGCCTTCGTTTCGATCGGCTGCTGCTGGAGGTGCATCCCCTGTTTCTCAACCAGGTTTGGGGAAATCTGCGCGAAGAGGCCCGCATCGACGTACACCACTTGGGGCCGGCCGACCTGGCGGTGCTGGCCCGGTACTCCGAGCATCCGGACGTGCTGCGGCGGACATGGTGGAAGTGGCGTCTTGTGCCCTCGCACGCTTTCCGCCACCAACTATTGGACTGCTGGCGGTCTGACTGGTGCTCGGACGCCGGGCAATATGACGGATTCAGCCACGTCGGTCCGTTGGGCTGGCTGCCGTTTCCGCTGCGTGCGGCGAATGAGCAGGAACACCAGCGGATGCTGGAACACGCCCGCTGGGAATACAAGAACTTCAAGAACTTCGATTTCGACGTGACGGAAGAGCCCGACCGCGCTCTGCGCAGCTTGCTGTCGTTGTGCCGCGAGCACGGCATCGGCGTGACGATGTACCTGATGCCTGAGGGTTCACAGTTCCAGGAGGTCTATCCGCCGCACGCACGGGAGCGCGTCGACGCCTATCTGGCGAAGTTGCGGCGCGAATACGACTTCGATCTTGTTGACGCCACCGGCTGGATGAACGACGACGCCTTCGCCGACAGTCATCATTTGCTGCCCGAAGCGGCCGACGAGTTTTCCCAGCGGTTCGCGCGTGAGATCGTGGGTCCCTCGTTGCGTCTCGACGAAGGCGGCAGGAGACAACACCTGGCCCGGATCATTCAGCGGCCCGCACAAAGGCGAAGCGTAAGCGAGGAATAGCGGACCCGCCTCGCTTATTCGTCTTCTTCGCCGGCCAACTTCAGCGGCGGCAGCTCCGTGCGGCGGGCGATGGGGCCGGCGGGCGGCAACTCGCTGGCGTCGGCCGGCGCAGGCTCCGGTTCTGCTCGGTCGGCGTGTGCGGCGACGGGCGGTGGCCTGGTCTTTTGCACCTTCTTGCGTGAGGCGATCAGCTCCTCACGGGCCGGCCCGGCCAGCGATTCGTGCGGCAAGTACACATACAGATCCTCGTCGTGGCTCACCACCTCCGGCGGCGCCAGGTCTTCCAGATGCTCGGCACAGCTCCAGATGGTCACCTTCACGCGTTCTTTCCAGCTTTTGAGCAACTGATAAGCCGAGCCCAACACCAGCACCGAGAGGCCGAGCACGAGAAACGCCGTCCAACCGAACAGGATGCCGAACAACAGAAACAACGCGCTCGCCCCCAGCGAGCCTCCCAAGATGGTGGTGGGCGACTCGAACACGCGAATCTCTTGCGAGAATTTTCGCATGGTCAGGCCGTCGGTCTTGCCGCAGGCATAGCACTGCCGCGGCAGGCCGACGTTCCACGACATACCGGTGCGCGCGTCGCTGGAGCGGTACTTCACCTGCCGCAGTTTCATGTCGGGCGTGCGCAGCGCGGGCACCCACACCCGCAGGTTCAGAAGCGCACGGTCGAGCCAGGGGCGTGCGGCCGCGGCGCGGTCCGCAAGCTTGGAGCCGGTCTGCTCCGCCGTGCCTTGCTCCGCATCGAGTTGATCGGGCTGATCGTCCATGCCTTTATAGTAACCGGCATGGGGCCGAACAGGAAACAGGCCCGCGGCAGACCGGCCGACCAGCCAGCGGGGACTTGAACCGGCTGAGAGCTTTTGCCGCGAGGAAAAGCGGTGGACCTGGCCAGGCTCTGCCCCAGCCAGCGCCAATGTCTCATTATCAGCCGCGTGCAGTATAATACCGGGAGCCAAGTGGACCTCCCTCGATTTTCGATTTTCGATCTTGGATTCTGGATTTCAAGCCCGACGACGAGTGCTGGCGGCGGCTGCCGTCGGCATCGCCGCGATCGGGGGAGCCGTTTACTACGCCGCCCGGTTTGCGCGTATCGACACGGCCCCCTTGCCGCGGCCCCTGGTCAATGCGCCGTTCGTGCGCACGCCCGAAGATACGGTTGACAAGATGCTCAAACTGGCCGCCCCGCGAGAGAATGAGCTGCTCTTCGACCTGGGTTGTGGCGACGGCCGGATCGTCGTGCGGGCGGCCGAGAAATACCGCTGCCGCGCGGTCGGTTTCGATATCGACCCGCGGCGCGTGGAAGAGGCGCGTCAGAACGCCCGGCGGCGCGGGGTCGACGATCGCGTGAAGATCGTCGAGAAAGACATCTTCCAGGTCGACTTGAGCGAAGCCGACGTGGTGACGCTCTACCTGCTGCCCCGGCTGAACGAAAAGCTGATCCCGCAGTTGAAACGCCTCAAGCCGGGGGCACGCATCGTATCGCACGATTTCGACCTGCCCGGCATCGGGCCCGACAAGGTGCTGCCGCTGATGACGCCCGAAGGCGAGCGCCAGCACGTGATTTATCTTTGGACCACGCCTTTTCGATCGGTTGCAGGACCGCACCGTTGATGCTATGCTCGCACCGGTGCCTGCCTTGCCGGGCACCGTCGAAGTCACTGCGTCTTTACGATTGATCACCATGGCTCAAAGGCCCGACGTCAATCCGGTCGGCGAACATGGCCTCTATTTGCGACTCTTTGTGAGCAACAGCGGCGGGGTATGATTGCGCATGCACACGGCGGCCGCGCGAAGTCGGTCGCTTTTTGCCCGGTCCCGGCAGGTCGGTTCTTCTCTCGACCCGGCGGCCGGCGCCCACGGCAGCCGAAGGCCGGTTGCCTCTTTCGTCCGCGGCCGCGATCGCTGCGAGCTTCCCGTTCCGCAAGGGCCCTTCGCCAAATCGAGAAGCCGTTTTTGACTGAGTTACCTGAAGACATCCGACGATTCATCGCCGCCAACATCACGTCGGTCGCGCAGCTCGAGCTGCTGTTGCTGCTGCGCGGCGAGCGCGACCGGGAATGGACCGCCGACGAAGTGAGCCGCGCACTGTATGCGGCGGCCAGCGGCATGGCCGAACAATTGAACGACCTGGAAACCAAGGGCTTGCTCTACATCACGCACGCACCCGATGAACGCTTTCGCTATCGCCCGCGCGATGATGAGCTCGACGCGCTCATCGGCCGCATGGCCACGCTCTATCAAGAGCGGCGCGTGGCGGTGATCTCGCTGATTTATGCCGAGCCGACCGACAAGGCCCGCAGCTTTGCCGACGCTTTCCGCCTTCGCAAGGAGAAGGAGAGCTGATGGTCGACTTCATCTATTTGCTGTGCGCGGCGACGGCCTTGACGTGTTCCGTCCTGCTGTGGCGCGGCTACCGCGAGAACCGAATTCGGCTCTTGTTCTGGAGCAGCCTCTGCTTTCTGGGGCTGGCCGTCGAGAACGTGTTGCTGTATCTCGACCGGGTCACCTATCCGAACGTCGACCTCTCGATGTACCGGCAGCTAGTGGGCCTGGCCGCGCTGACGTTGCTGATTTACTCCATGATCTGGGAATCGAAATAACAGCCGCGGGAGAGGGATCCATGGGCGTATTCATGCAAGGAATGTCGGCGATGGCCTGCCTGGT is from Pirellulales bacterium and encodes:
- a CDS encoding class I SAM-dependent methyltransferase; this encodes MDSGFQARRRVLAAAAVGIAAIGGAVYYAARFARIDTAPLPRPLVNAPFVRTPEDTVDKMLKLAAPRENELLFDLGCGDGRIVVRAAEKYRCRAVGFDIDPRRVEEARQNARRRGVDDRVKIVEKDIFQVDLSEADVVTLYLLPRLNEKLIPQLKRLKPGARIVSHDFDLPGIGPDKVLPLMTPEGERQHVIYLWTTPFRSVAGPHR
- a CDS encoding DUF5985 family protein, producing the protein MVDFIYLLCAATALTCSVLLWRGYRENRIRLLFWSSLCFLGLAVENVLLYLDRVTYPNVDLSMYRQLVGLAALTLLIYSMIWESK